CGGGGGTTCGAATCCCTCTTCACCGACCACTATTTCAAGTAGTGGTATAAAAATACCGTTACTTACAAGTCGGTGAATAGCGCAGTTTGGTAGCGCATCTGGTTTGGGACCAGAGGGTCGGGGGTTCGAATCCCTCTTCACCGACCACTATTTCAAGTGGTGGTATGAAAATATCGTTACTTACAAGTCGGTGAATAGCGCAGTTTGGTAGCGCATCTGGTTTGGGACCAGAGGGTCGGGGGTTCGAATCCCTCTTCACCGACCACTATTTCAAGTAGTGGTATGAAAATACTGTTACTTACAAAGTCGGTGAATAGCGCAGTTTGGTAGCGCATCTGGTTTGGGACCAGAGGGGCGGGGATTCTTGAACTATTAAAAACCAGCTCTTCACCGACCACTTATTAAGAAGCCTCGTCAAAGGACGGGGCTTTTTTACATTTGATGTCTTTCATTATCTTGGTGAATAATCATGGCTATGATTGACGGATTGTTTCCCAGTCTTCACATTGTGCAGTTGTACCTTTCGTGATCCGCTCTACTGTAAAGCCCGCTTGCTTCATTAATGCTGGTAGCCCTTGCTCACCAATTAAATGAAATGCACCAACAACAACCATAAAGCGTCCTGATTGGTAGTCAGGTGATTGGGTTAAGGTTTCAGCCCAGTGGCGATTGCGAGCAAAGATCAATGCTTCGTTTGTTTCTGGATCATATTGGGTGTCATTGAATAAGGTGGTGAATTTTTCACTATCCCCTTGTTTCCATACATCCACAAGACACTGTAAAGAGGCTTTAGTTTGTTGCCAGTGGTCAATTGTTTCAAGCAACATGCCATTACCGTTGTGTGGTAGGTTTTGTAGTAAGTTTAATTGATACTCTACACTTTCTAATGATTTGATAGGAATATGCTGTTCTTCTGCTCGCTTTAATAAAACGTAATCAATACCTTGATCTGTTGATAGATTTAGCTGTTTAGCGAGTGTTAATTGAAGGTAAGTCGCTGTTAGCCAAGGAGGCTGACTTGTGAGCAGTTTATAAGGTAGCGAGAGAGATTCTGCGATAGTTTTAAGCTTTTCTAACTGTTCATTATTTAGCGTTTCTTGAGTATAGGGCGGTTTTTTATTCTGAGTTGCAGGTGCGCTATGCTGCAAAATATTCGCTTCAACAACGAGTGCATCGGCCTTTTTCCATTGGGATAAAAAAGCTTGAGGTAAGGGAAACATCTCTTTTTCGCCCGCATGAATGGAACCCAATACATAAAATTGGCGATGGTTATCATAGATTTTCCAAACAATGGGCTCTGCCAGTGCGTGGTGAGAAATAAAAGGAATTAGTAGTAAGGCTTTTGAAAGCAAAGACTTAATCATTATTTATCTTGTTCCTAAAAAGAAATGCTTTCTTAGTTATAACAAAATATTTGAGTTGCGTAACAAAAAGGCTACCGAAGTAACCTTTTTATTTGTGGGTTCTTGTTAGTTCGATTGGTGAATACTTGGATGAAGCCAGAACCACCAAACAATAAATGCGATAGCTGCAATACCGAGTAATAAAAACATATTATTTATCCTCTGTTACTTGAGGCTGATAACTTGGTTTAAATAAACGTAAGCGATTGGCATTGGTTACTACGGTAATGGATGATAACGCCATTGCAGCACCAGCAATCACTGGGCTTAATAATGCCCCTGTGAGAGGGTAGAGCACACCAGCTGCGACTGGAATACCTAAGCTATTGTAAATAAAAGC
The sequence above is a segment of the Photobacterium leiognathi genome. Coding sequences within it:
- a CDS encoding TraB/GumN family protein, whose translation is MIKSLLSKALLLIPFISHHALAEPIVWKIYDNHRQFYVLGSIHAGEKEMFPLPQAFLSQWKKADALVVEANILQHSAPATQNKKPPYTQETLNNEQLEKLKTIAESLSLPYKLLTSQPPWLTATYLQLTLAKQLNLSTDQGIDYVLLKRAEEQHIPIKSLESVEYQLNLLQNLPHNGNGMLLETIDHWQQTKASLQCLVDVWKQGDSEKFTTLFNDTQYDPETNEALIFARNRHWAETLTQSPDYQSGRFMVVVGAFHLIGEQGLPALMKQAGFTVERITKGTTAQCEDWETIRQS